Proteins encoded together in one Microbacterium sp. ABRD28 window:
- a CDS encoding glycoside hydrolase family 15 protein: MTVPPSGAFSHTAQIDRQALVAGSIDLIERLQDPTGAYPASPTFSAYAGYSWFRDGAFIADAMSSAGRMASAERFFDWCAGVIVSRSAQIGRIVAAAQAGRPLADSEMLPTRFTFDGRDGDDDWWDFQLDGYGTWIWAVGAHVARHDADPGRWAEAIGLTLDYLAASWQRPCFDWWEEHSEHVHISTLGCLVAGARAAAALPALGAEHRLVAEALADEIDAAITERGVSAARDGRAPHLVKWVGSTAVDASLAALVGVMDVVPAASALGLATISAIETDLTVGGGVHRFVDDTYFGGGQWPLLSCFLGLAQLRAGDRERAEQLLDWAGATVDADGAMPEQVEDHLLAPDRLDEWVTRWGPSARPLLWSHAMYIRLAVDLGRPSASEEHSA, encoded by the coding sequence ATGACCGTTCCTCCTTCCGGAGCCTTCTCCCACACCGCGCAGATCGACCGGCAAGCCCTCGTCGCCGGCAGCATCGACCTGATCGAGCGCCTCCAAGACCCGACCGGCGCCTACCCTGCGAGCCCGACGTTCTCGGCGTACGCCGGCTACAGCTGGTTCCGCGACGGGGCGTTCATCGCCGACGCGATGTCGAGCGCCGGCCGGATGGCGTCGGCTGAGCGGTTCTTCGACTGGTGCGCGGGCGTCATCGTGTCGCGGTCGGCGCAGATCGGGCGGATCGTCGCGGCGGCCCAGGCGGGGCGCCCGCTCGCCGACAGCGAAATGCTCCCCACCCGCTTCACCTTCGACGGCCGCGACGGCGACGACGACTGGTGGGACTTCCAGCTCGACGGCTACGGCACCTGGATCTGGGCGGTCGGCGCGCACGTCGCCCGTCACGACGCCGACCCCGGCCGCTGGGCCGAAGCGATCGGCCTCACCCTCGACTACCTCGCCGCATCGTGGCAGCGCCCCTGCTTCGACTGGTGGGAAGAGCACTCCGAGCACGTGCACATCTCGACTCTCGGATGCCTCGTGGCCGGCGCCCGCGCAGCCGCGGCGCTGCCGGCGCTCGGCGCCGAGCACCGCCTCGTCGCCGAGGCGCTCGCCGACGAGATCGATGCGGCGATCACCGAGCGGGGCGTCAGCGCCGCACGCGACGGACGGGCCCCGCACCTCGTGAAATGGGTGGGATCGACCGCGGTCGACGCCAGCCTCGCCGCCCTTGTCGGGGTGATGGACGTCGTGCCCGCGGCATCCGCTCTGGGGCTCGCGACCATCTCGGCGATCGAAACCGACCTCACCGTCGGCGGCGGCGTGCACCGCTTCGTCGACGACACCTACTTCGGCGGCGGGCAATGGCCGCTGCTGTCGTGCTTCCTCGGGCTCGCGCAGCTGCGCGCGGGCGACCGTGAGCGCGCGGAGCAGCTGCTCGACTGGGCCGGAGCGACCGTCGACGCCGACGGTGCGATGCCCGAGCAGGTCGAAGATCATCTGCTCGCCCCCGACCGGCTCGACGAGTGGGTGACGCGCTGGGGGCCCTCGGCGCGTCCACTGCTGTGGAGCCACGCCATGTACATCCGACTCGCGGTCGACCTCGGCCGCCCGAGCGCCTCTGAGGAGCACTCCGCATGA
- a CDS encoding sugar ABC transporter substrate-binding protein, producing MRVTAKAGVGIVAAGLVLTGCAAGSTGGSEGGSENVTISYTNFISNGGNEENLQTIVDAFEEENPGITVEVTTLPYADYATALQTDVAAGTVSDVFDIEYGGFAEYQANGVLAELDVEDPSVYRQSVLEAYQADGAQYALPSSFSTVVLFYNKDLFDAAGLDYPSADWTWSEELAAAEALTDQDAGVWGDHQPVSFFEFYKVLAQNGGQFLNDDGTAVAFNTPEGIEAAEWLVEKSGTVMPTIEQGQGTPDFDTELFTSGNLAMLHTGIWMFGAFADVPFGWDIAVEPGNTQQASALFSNGVAVSADSENQEAAQAFAEFLTSSDVMVQIRLDAGWELPAISDEAELESYLTRGDPENRQAVFDSLDEVALQPVVGEGQQEMQDIMTEELVEAQAGRKSVEDALASAEERINAVIGG from the coding sequence ATGAGAGTCACCGCAAAAGCCGGTGTCGGCATCGTCGCCGCAGGACTCGTGCTCACCGGCTGCGCCGCCGGCAGCACGGGTGGCAGCGAGGGCGGCAGCGAGAACGTCACCATCAGCTACACCAACTTCATCTCGAACGGCGGCAACGAAGAGAACCTTCAGACCATCGTCGACGCCTTCGAGGAAGAGAACCCCGGCATCACCGTCGAGGTCACCACCCTGCCGTACGCCGACTACGCCACCGCTTTGCAGACGGATGTCGCTGCCGGCACCGTCTCAGACGTGTTCGACATCGAGTACGGCGGATTCGCCGAGTACCAGGCCAACGGCGTGCTGGCCGAGCTCGACGTCGAAGACCCGTCGGTGTACCGCCAGAGCGTGCTCGAGGCGTACCAGGCCGACGGTGCGCAGTACGCGCTGCCGAGCTCGTTCTCGACCGTCGTGCTCTTCTACAACAAGGACCTCTTCGACGCCGCGGGCCTGGACTACCCCTCGGCCGACTGGACCTGGTCGGAAGAGCTCGCCGCCGCCGAAGCCCTGACCGATCAGGATGCCGGAGTGTGGGGCGACCACCAGCCGGTGAGCTTCTTCGAGTTCTACAAGGTGCTCGCCCAGAACGGCGGGCAGTTCCTCAACGACGACGGCACCGCGGTCGCCTTCAACACCCCCGAGGGGATCGAAGCCGCCGAGTGGCTCGTCGAGAAGAGCGGCACCGTCATGCCGACGATCGAACAGGGACAGGGAACGCCCGACTTCGACACCGAGCTGTTCACCAGCGGCAACCTCGCGATGCTGCACACCGGCATCTGGATGTTCGGCGCCTTCGCCGACGTGCCCTTCGGGTGGGACATCGCCGTCGAACCCGGCAACACGCAGCAGGCGAGCGCCCTGTTCTCCAACGGCGTCGCCGTGTCGGCCGACTCGGAGAACCAGGAGGCCGCGCAGGCGTTCGCCGAGTTCCTCACCTCGAGCGACGTGATGGTGCAGATCCGCCTCGACGCCGGATGGGAGCTTCCCGCCATCTCGGATGAGGCCGAGCTCGAGAGCTACCTCACCCGCGGCGACCCCGAGAACCGGCAGGCCGTGTTCGACTCGCTCGACGAGGTCGCCCTGCAGCCGGTGGTCGGCGAAGGCCAGCAGGAGATGCAGGACATCATGACCGAAGAGCTCGTCGAAGCCCAGGCCGGGCGGAAGAGCGTCGAAGACGCGCTCGCCTCGGCCGAGGAGCGCATCAACGCGGTCATCGGCGGCTGA
- a CDS encoding carbohydrate ABC transporter permease: MAETTLTRQRPRTGPRTGPRTRWSARSIILHVVIALGALAMFFPFYWTLITSLSPGTGLSGTPSFFPANPSLDAYLRLFTDVPFARVVGNSLLLAVITTLAQLFTSATAAYVFSRLPFPGRGVVFGIYLATMMIPLQVLVVPLFAQLRTWGLVDTYFGAVLPTLAAAFGVFLLRQAMNQVPVQLDEAASLDGAGHFRIFWGVILPNIRPALATLAVFAFMGSWNSFLWPLVVLRSPEVQTLPVALAGLQGQYTTQWDIVMAGSVISILPMLALYLFAQKYIIQGVANTGLK, translated from the coding sequence ATGGCTGAGACGACCCTCACCCGGCAGCGCCCGCGCACCGGCCCGCGCACCGGGCCCCGCACGCGCTGGAGCGCACGCTCGATCATCCTCCACGTGGTGATCGCCCTCGGGGCGCTGGCGATGTTCTTCCCCTTCTACTGGACGCTCATCACCTCGCTCTCCCCGGGCACGGGCCTGAGCGGCACGCCGTCGTTCTTCCCCGCGAACCCCAGCCTCGACGCCTACCTGCGGCTCTTCACCGACGTGCCGTTCGCCCGCGTCGTCGGCAACAGCCTGCTGCTCGCGGTCATCACCACGCTCGCGCAGCTGTTCACCAGCGCCACCGCCGCCTACGTCTTCAGCCGGCTGCCCTTCCCCGGGCGCGGGGTGGTGTTCGGCATCTACCTCGCGACCATGATGATCCCGCTGCAGGTGCTGGTCGTGCCGCTCTTCGCGCAGCTGCGCACCTGGGGGCTCGTCGACACCTACTTCGGAGCCGTCCTCCCGACCCTCGCCGCCGCGTTCGGGGTCTTCCTTCTCCGCCAGGCGATGAACCAGGTGCCGGTTCAGCTCGACGAAGCCGCCTCGCTCGACGGCGCGGGACACTTCCGCATCTTCTGGGGCGTCATCCTCCCCAACATCCGTCCGGCCCTCGCGACCCTCGCGGTCTTCGCGTTCATGGGCAGCTGGAACAGCTTCCTCTGGCCGCTCGTCGTGCTGCGCTCACCCGAGGTGCAGACCCTCCCCGTCGCGCTCGCCGGCCTGCAGGGCCAGTACACGACGCAGTGGGACATCGTCATGGCCGGCTCGGTCATCAGCATCCTGCCGATGCTCGCCCTTTACCTCTTCGCCCAGAAATACATCATCCAGGGGGTCGCGAACACGGGGCTCAAGTAG
- a CDS encoding sugar ABC transporter permease: MTGLLSQATATPPVDGPPALGPAVSRRRGSRRLRYALTVLVFLLPSAVPLTLFVLVPMVAAAGISLTEWNLLRPAEWVGFDNYVRLLTNPETAAIFWHTLYYILGYLPLVYVGGLLIALALNTALRGRTLFRGIYFLPVITSWIVVALVWRWLLNPSNGVVNTVLGFFGIDGPGWWTDPAWAMPSIILASAWKDIGFVMVILLAGLQAIDPELLDAARVDGAGPWRRFFSVTLPLLSPATFFVLVISLINGFQVFDQVYAMTGGGPGGATQVVVQQIYDLTFRYGRAGEASALSWMLFIVILAVTVIQIRGQRRWVNYG; the protein is encoded by the coding sequence ATGACCGGGCTGCTCAGCCAAGCCACGGCCACCCCGCCGGTCGACGGACCCCCCGCCCTCGGCCCGGCCGTTTCGCGCCGTCGCGGCTCGCGACGCCTGCGCTACGCCCTCACCGTGCTGGTGTTCCTCTTGCCGAGCGCGGTGCCGCTCACCCTCTTCGTGCTCGTGCCGATGGTCGCCGCGGCCGGCATCAGCCTCACCGAGTGGAACCTCCTCCGCCCCGCGGAGTGGGTCGGTTTCGACAACTACGTGCGGCTGCTCACCAACCCCGAGACCGCCGCCATCTTCTGGCACACCCTGTACTACATCCTCGGCTACCTGCCGCTGGTGTACGTCGGGGGCCTCCTCATCGCCCTCGCGCTCAACACCGCGCTCCGCGGCCGCACCCTCTTCCGGGGCATCTACTTCCTCCCCGTCATCACCAGCTGGATCGTCGTCGCCCTCGTCTGGCGGTGGCTGCTCAATCCCTCCAACGGCGTGGTCAACACCGTGCTCGGGTTCTTCGGCATCGACGGCCCCGGCTGGTGGACCGACCCGGCCTGGGCGATGCCGTCGATCATTCTCGCGTCGGCATGGAAAGACATCGGGTTCGTCATGGTGATCCTCCTCGCCGGGCTCCAGGCGATCGACCCCGAGCTGCTCGACGCCGCCCGCGTCGACGGAGCCGGACCCTGGCGGCGCTTCTTCTCGGTCACCCTGCCCCTGCTCTCCCCGGCGACGTTCTTCGTGCTCGTCATCTCGCTCATCAACGGCTTCCAGGTCTTCGACCAGGTGTATGCGATGACCGGCGGCGGCCCGGGCGGCGCGACCCAGGTGGTGGTGCAGCAGATCTACGACCTCACCTTCCGGTACGGACGTGCGGGCGAAGCATCCGCTCTCTCATGGATGCTGTTCATCGTCATCCTCGCCGTCACCGTCATTCAGATCCGCGGACAGCGCCGGTGGGTGAACTATGGCTGA
- a CDS encoding ROK family transcriptional regulator codes for MTSSLHRTDVNRSAILAQLGAHGAASRADLARTLNLSPALITQLVKQLIGEGLVAELEQAPSSGGRPARLLGLAASAGHAIGVKVGATHVALVEVGIAGRVIRSAEVPFDATASTFVLDLADRIQAFIDAGDEVTLLGVGVAVPGTVDEPGNGVVECGVLGWNSIHLGEALRGAIGLPVVIENDVNALAVAERLYGIGRSHENFLVVTIGAGIGAGIVVEGTVLRAASGGAGEIGHIPVADDGPLCSCGNLGCLEAVIGEAALVRRAREAGIIDPGAGIDDLLAAAEAGDDAAIALYRDAGRLLGRTLAGIVHVIDPAAIVVLGEGTVAWSHWSAGFEPAFRSHLQRHRRTIPVNVETWLDDSWAQGAAALVLATPFDTGSDVGDQGRLIRARLVGQGSR; via the coding sequence ATGACATCGTCTCTTCACCGCACCGACGTCAATCGGTCGGCGATCCTCGCCCAGCTCGGGGCGCACGGCGCGGCCTCCCGCGCCGACCTGGCCCGCACGCTGAATCTCTCGCCCGCGCTCATCACGCAGCTCGTGAAGCAGCTCATCGGCGAAGGACTCGTGGCCGAGCTCGAGCAGGCACCCTCCAGCGGCGGTCGCCCCGCGCGACTGCTCGGTCTCGCCGCATCGGCGGGCCACGCGATCGGGGTGAAGGTCGGCGCCACCCACGTCGCCCTCGTCGAGGTGGGCATCGCGGGGCGCGTCATCCGTTCGGCCGAAGTGCCGTTCGACGCGACCGCCAGCACCTTCGTGCTCGACCTCGCCGACCGCATCCAGGCCTTCATCGACGCCGGTGACGAGGTCACTCTCCTCGGCGTCGGGGTCGCGGTGCCGGGTACGGTCGACGAGCCGGGCAACGGCGTCGTCGAGTGCGGCGTGCTCGGGTGGAACAGCATCCACCTCGGCGAAGCGCTCCGCGGAGCGATCGGTCTTCCCGTCGTCATCGAGAACGACGTCAACGCCCTCGCCGTGGCCGAGCGCCTCTACGGCATCGGCCGCTCGCACGAGAACTTCCTCGTCGTCACGATCGGCGCCGGCATCGGCGCCGGCATCGTCGTCGAGGGCACGGTGCTCCGCGCCGCGTCGGGTGGCGCGGGCGAGATCGGACACATCCCCGTCGCCGACGACGGCCCCCTCTGCAGCTGCGGCAACCTCGGCTGTCTCGAAGCCGTCATCGGCGAAGCCGCTCTCGTCCGCCGCGCCCGCGAGGCCGGCATCATCGACCCGGGCGCCGGCATCGACGACCTTCTCGCCGCCGCCGAGGCGGGCGACGACGCGGCGATCGCGCTCTACCGCGACGCCGGGCGCCTCCTCGGGCGCACCCTCGCCGGCATCGTCCACGTCATCGATCCCGCGGCCATCGTGGTGCTCGGCGAGGGTACCGTCGCCTGGTCGCACTGGTCGGCCGGGTTCGAGCCCGCGTTCCGCTCGCACCTGCAGCGGCACCGCCGCACCATCCCGGTGAACGTCGAGACCTGGCTCGACGACAGCTGGGCGCAGGGTGCCGCGGCCCTCGTGCTCGCCACCCCCTTCGACACCGGCAGTGACGTCGGCGACCAGGGCCGCCTCATCCGTGCGCGCCTGGTCGGCCAGGGGAGCCGGTGA
- a CDS encoding dihydrofolate reductase family protein translates to MRELVWTGFMTVDGVVDSPGGVEEGHPGGGWVFRTDLVPETFDLKVAELEETSALMFGRRSFESFRDFWPTSADHADYNPLPKYVVSSTLSESALHPQWREQTILRTTADVAELKKTDGGAIFIHGSAELARRLADEGLIDRYNLLVFPALVGGGKGVFAEQPHPERRLALRESEAYSNGVLKLIYEVVR, encoded by the coding sequence ATGCGCGAGTTGGTCTGGACGGGGTTCATGACGGTCGACGGGGTGGTCGACTCCCCCGGTGGCGTCGAGGAGGGGCATCCGGGCGGAGGCTGGGTCTTCCGGACGGATCTGGTGCCGGAGACGTTCGACCTGAAGGTCGCCGAGCTCGAAGAGACGTCGGCGCTCATGTTCGGCAGGCGCAGCTTCGAATCGTTCCGCGACTTCTGGCCGACCTCTGCCGACCACGCCGATTACAACCCGCTGCCGAAGTACGTGGTGTCGTCGACGCTGAGCGAGAGCGCGCTGCATCCGCAGTGGCGCGAGCAGACGATCCTGCGCACCACAGCCGATGTGGCCGAGCTGAAGAAGACCGACGGGGGCGCCATCTTCATCCACGGCAGTGCCGAGTTGGCACGGCGCCTCGCCGACGAAGGACTCATCGACCGGTACAACCTGCTGGTGTTCCCCGCACTGGTCGGGGGCGGCAAGGGCGTCTTCGCCGAGCAGCCGCACCCCGAGCGGCGGCTTGCCCTCCGGGAGTCGGAGGCGTACTCGAACGGCGTGCTCAAGCTGATCTACGAGGTGGTCCGCTGA
- a CDS encoding CPBP family glutamic-type intramembrane protease — translation MSSVPGVTPGQPYLFTRSYHQPWRALLIAAGGFAAAALLLFVVDATGPMWAGMPGWIAAVASIFAANAPLIIAVVAAAAFTSLIGFARATGIRHWIWTDLLYGLFVGVVARAVVELVAPTLGGFGGPLGGALTGDATIALAIAASAAVLISPIIEELYFRGLLVRALFDALSDAGRIGASIVAVTTSTAAFVLLHVVAAGSLVPVGLIIGSLVVGVGCGVLTVVTGRLWAAIAAHVLYNASGLALLLW, via the coding sequence ATGTCTTCCGTCCCGGGCGTCACCCCGGGGCAGCCGTATCTCTTCACCCGGTCGTACCACCAGCCGTGGCGGGCGCTTCTCATCGCCGCCGGCGGGTTCGCGGCGGCGGCTCTCCTTCTCTTCGTCGTCGACGCGACCGGACCGATGTGGGCGGGCATGCCCGGATGGATCGCCGCCGTCGCATCGATCTTCGCTGCGAACGCGCCGCTCATCATCGCCGTCGTCGCCGCAGCCGCGTTCACGTCTCTGATCGGATTCGCGCGGGCCACCGGCATCCGTCACTGGATCTGGACCGACCTCTTATATGGACTGTTCGTCGGTGTCGTCGCCCGCGCGGTCGTCGAGCTCGTTGCGCCGACCCTGGGCGGGTTCGGCGGGCCGCTCGGCGGAGCGCTGACGGGGGACGCGACCATCGCGTTGGCGATCGCCGCGTCGGCCGCGGTGCTCATCTCGCCCATCATCGAGGAGCTGTACTTCCGAGGGCTGCTGGTCCGCGCGCTGTTCGACGCACTGTCAGACGCCGGGCGGATCGGTGCGTCGATCGTCGCCGTCACGACATCGACCGCGGCGTTCGTGCTGCTGCACGTCGTGGCCGCCGGGTCGCTCGTGCCGGTCGGCCTCATCATCGGATCGCTCGTGGTCGGCGTCGGGTGCGGGGTGTTGACCGTGGTGACCGGACGGCTGTGGGCGGCGATTGCCGCGCACGTGCTCTACAACGCTTCGGGGTTGGCGCTGCTGCTCTGGTGA